Proteins encoded in a region of the Stieleria neptunia genome:
- a CDS encoding IS1380 family transposase: MTKRNRKRPALKRLRRQAVEVDFNGGSLTSDGGLVLLREVDKKLNLIERIDQAIDDPRDPFHTKHSQAEILISRIFAIAAGYEDANDQQHLRNDAAFQVAAGRTPRINAGADDDEDPTLASPSTHSRFENRIGKKELFELSKILVDIFLDSFDTPPGEITLDLDATDDKVHGEQERRAFNAYYDSYCFQPLYVFCGDQLLVSYLRAANLGDAHHARGITKLLVARIRKRWPQVKITLRGDGGFAIERLMRWCDKNDVHYIFGLPKNKVLVKEIACEMTRARILRSHRGGKQACFKWFRYRTGRTWDRHRWVVGKAEYTGKGPNPRFVVTNRFSSDGIVDTTYHRPMVNGKRQPLQVKTPGTWCSVAFDPEKFYREHYCMRGEMENRIKEQQLCLFADRTSCTRFIANQFRVMLSSFAYVLLDGVRRLGLSGTKHSRLRVDTIRLRLLKIAARVRVTCRRVIFHLCSHCPWEPLFNQVLTRLCRSD, translated from the coding sequence ATGACAAAGCGTAATCGAAAACGTCCCGCATTGAAACGCCTCCGCAGGCAGGCCGTTGAGGTGGATTTCAACGGCGGATCGCTCACCTCCGACGGAGGCCTCGTCCTGCTTCGTGAAGTCGACAAAAAGCTCAATTTGATCGAGCGGATTGACCAAGCCATCGACGACCCACGTGATCCGTTTCACACCAAGCATTCGCAAGCGGAAATCCTCATCAGTCGAATCTTTGCGATCGCTGCAGGATACGAAGATGCAAACGATCAACAGCATCTTCGCAACGATGCCGCCTTTCAAGTCGCCGCCGGACGGACCCCTCGAATCAATGCCGGGGCGGACGACGATGAAGATCCCACTCTGGCAAGTCCCTCGACGCATTCGCGATTTGAAAATCGAATCGGCAAAAAAGAACTCTTCGAGCTCAGCAAGATCCTCGTTGATATTTTCCTTGACAGCTTCGACACCCCGCCTGGTGAAATCACGCTCGATCTAGACGCAACGGACGACAAGGTACACGGCGAGCAAGAAAGAAGGGCTTTCAATGCCTACTACGACAGTTACTGCTTCCAACCGCTGTACGTATTTTGCGGCGACCAACTTCTCGTCTCTTATCTTCGTGCGGCCAATCTCGGTGATGCACACCACGCACGCGGGATCACAAAATTACTCGTCGCAAGGATCCGCAAACGATGGCCTCAGGTCAAAATTACCCTTCGTGGTGACGGAGGCTTTGCGATCGAACGCCTGATGCGTTGGTGCGACAAAAACGATGTCCACTACATCTTTGGTTTGCCCAAGAATAAGGTTTTAGTCAAGGAAATTGCTTGCGAAATGACACGGGCAAGAATCCTTCGATCACACCGGGGTGGGAAACAAGCCTGCTTCAAATGGTTTCGCTATCGCACCGGCAGGACTTGGGACCGCCATCGCTGGGTGGTCGGCAAAGCAGAGTACACTGGCAAAGGCCCCAATCCTCGCTTCGTCGTAACAAACCGTTTCTCAAGTGATGGCATTGTCGACACGACCTACCATCGACCGATGGTCAACGGCAAAAGGCAACCGTTGCAAGTTAAGACTCCAGGAACATGGTGTTCTGTCGCCTTTGACCCGGAGAAGTTTTATCGAGAGCACTACTGCATGCGTGGCGAGATGGAGAATCGGATCAAAGAACAACAGCTTTGCCTGTTCGCTGATCGCACCAGTTGCACCCGTTTTATTGCCAATCAGTTCCGCGTGATGCTTTCATCATTTGCTTACGTTCTACTCGATGGGGTGCGTCGCCTGGGCCTGAGTGGAACGAAACATAGTCGTCTACGCGTGGACACAATTCGATTGCGTCTATTGAAAATTGCAGCACGCGTGCGTGTGACTTGCCGTCGTGTGATCTTTCATCTCTGCAGCCACTGCCCCTGGGAACCGCTGTTCAATCAGGTGCTGACGCGTCTTTGTCGTAGCGACTAG
- the dnaE gene encoding DNA polymerase III subunit alpha — protein MSDNVSSDTIITPAKPFVHLHCHSHYSLLDGAGDIKRLVNRAVDHGMNALALTDHGNLHGALEFYRAAKGAGINPIIGYEAYIAPGSRFDKGGAGRSKDASYHLTLLAKNRTGFKNLIKLASAASLEGFYFKPRIDKEILQTFNEGIICLSGCVSSEFSRTVMKSSDTGEHEKEAMEIAGWFHKVFGDRYFIEVMNNGLDIQRMQLEGAVDIANKMGLPVVTTSDCHYVNQEDAEAQDIMLCINTGRFRTDTSRMKMENDQFFLRSPEQMYENFPGMEDCVARSQEIADSVDIDIELGKYYFPKFECPNEMKPIDYLRELCIKGLLERYEGDDERIVDGKLSDEVMARLDRELGVIEKLNYPTYFLIVWDFVIHARKKGISATARGSGVGAIVCYALYMSHVCPLRYDLLFERFLDESRTEPPDIDIDFEKERRVEVIDYVKERYGSENVCQIGTFGTLAARAAIKDTGRALGIPLSRVNQITEMVPDELKITIKKALEKSADMKQTYDGDPEIRELLDLAMKIEGLARNVGTHAAAVVIADKPLSEYVPLTRVPGKQDVITQWSMNDVEASGLLKMDFLGLRNLTMLSRSVKFIKQTTGKTVDPLKFPLDDKATYALLQRGETKGVFQLESGGIRDLLTRMKPDCFHDIIATAALYRPGPLEGGMVDDYVNIKHGRQSPEYKHPVLKEILEETNSIMVYQEQVMRILNRLGGVPLAKAYTCIKAISKKKEALINQNQEVFLKGAVESGLAQKDAEDIWNLIVKFAGYGFNKCVVGETEVIDAVSGESTTVEELFQSKRAFTIHALNDRQKLVPRKVTDVVWNGVRQTYTVTTRTGRQITATGNHPMKTFDGWANIDDLNVGDKIAVARTIEPMQTVQWSDHEVITLGWLISEGNLCHPTCLYFYSNSQSQVDDFVYHSEQFDETSARSDYRSDGRIEVCLSTGRDTRLGSLDHSGVGTAVAAKRITGLRSGAFTWASSLGLTGKKATEKHLPEAVFQFDQRQTALLLGRLWAGDGYVEQPSQQSYYATSSLRLARDVQRLLQRLGIVSRVTEKSFAYAGRADGKPRNGYTVHLIGHESRLKFLQTVGPQIVDKQAAVMSALDRIDAGEARTTGDLVPVEVRSLVAEERVRRQIPWRDLESQSGVSIREFCRTGQSSKRGFQRSTVQRLADFFDSESLADHAQSDLYWDDIVSIEPADVVDVYDLTVENDHNFVANGLVVHNSHSTAYALVAFQTAYLKAHYPVEFMASLLSSDIDGRNFKRKDALVEHMEDCDRMGIEVVPPSVNTSEADFSVADGKIHFAMSAIKACGGSTAISIEEERKKNGPFKDIFDFCERVDPHACNKSAIETLIKAGAMDCFGAKRSQLVAVIEKAMQAGAAVQADKKSGQASLFGAFEEEEESGDAPAVVLPEMDEWPDREKLGNEKEVLGYYLDSHPLAEYEPKLATFRTHTTDSLSEIQDRGEVILGGMISSIKIAHTKNPKPGQPSKYANFDLEDMQGAIRCILWPRGFADHGEKVLPDAVVLAKGKVDRRGGGDEANLIIDELIPLDDLDNRYTHGMRIRLDEAKHDGQTISRLREIVRGYPGNQELLFSMKLAEGELVHLKADKFKVQVTPEMRSRIDDLLGSGNYRLMMSKPR, from the coding sequence ATGTCGGACAACGTCAGCAGCGACACCATCATCACGCCCGCCAAGCCCTTCGTCCACCTGCATTGTCACAGCCACTACAGCTTGCTGGACGGTGCCGGTGACATCAAACGTCTGGTCAACCGCGCCGTCGACCACGGGATGAACGCGTTGGCGTTGACCGATCACGGCAATCTGCACGGGGCGTTGGAATTCTATCGCGCGGCCAAAGGTGCCGGGATCAACCCGATCATCGGCTACGAAGCCTACATCGCGCCGGGCAGTCGGTTCGACAAGGGCGGCGCCGGACGCAGCAAGGATGCCAGCTATCACCTGACGCTGCTGGCCAAGAACCGCACCGGTTTCAAAAACCTGATCAAGTTGGCCAGTGCGGCGTCGTTGGAAGGATTTTATTTCAAACCGCGAATCGACAAAGAAATCCTGCAGACGTTCAACGAGGGCATCATCTGTCTGTCCGGGTGCGTGAGCAGCGAATTCAGTCGCACGGTGATGAAATCCAGTGACACCGGCGAACACGAAAAGGAAGCGATGGAGATCGCCGGCTGGTTCCACAAGGTGTTCGGCGACCGTTACTTCATCGAAGTGATGAACAACGGCTTGGACATCCAACGGATGCAACTCGAAGGCGCCGTCGACATCGCCAACAAGATGGGATTGCCGGTGGTCACGACCAGTGATTGCCACTACGTCAACCAGGAAGACGCCGAAGCGCAAGACATCATGCTGTGCATCAACACCGGACGTTTCCGAACGGACACGTCGCGGATGAAGATGGAGAACGACCAGTTCTTCCTGCGCAGCCCCGAACAGATGTACGAAAATTTTCCCGGCATGGAAGATTGCGTCGCGCGGAGCCAGGAAATCGCCGACAGCGTCGACATCGATATCGAATTGGGCAAGTACTACTTCCCCAAGTTCGAATGCCCCAACGAGATGAAGCCGATCGACTACTTGCGCGAGCTGTGCATCAAAGGGTTGCTGGAACGCTACGAAGGCGACGATGAACGGATCGTCGACGGCAAGCTGTCCGACGAAGTGATGGCGCGGCTGGATCGGGAACTCGGCGTCATCGAAAAACTGAATTATCCGACGTACTTCCTGATCGTCTGGGACTTCGTCATCCACGCTCGGAAAAAGGGGATCTCGGCGACCGCGCGGGGTAGCGGCGTGGGGGCCATCGTGTGTTACGCCCTGTACATGTCGCACGTGTGTCCGCTCCGCTATGACCTGCTGTTCGAACGGTTCTTGGACGAAAGCCGAACCGAGCCGCCGGATATCGATATCGACTTCGAAAAAGAACGCCGCGTCGAAGTCATTGACTACGTGAAAGAACGTTACGGCAGCGAAAACGTCTGCCAGATCGGAACGTTCGGAACCCTGGCCGCACGGGCCGCGATCAAGGACACCGGGCGGGCGCTGGGGATTCCGCTCTCTCGCGTCAACCAGATCACCGAGATGGTGCCCGATGAGCTGAAGATCACGATCAAGAAAGCGCTGGAAAAAAGCGCGGACATGAAGCAGACCTATGACGGCGATCCGGAGATCCGCGAGCTGTTGGATCTGGCGATGAAGATCGAAGGTCTGGCGCGGAACGTCGGCACGCACGCCGCCGCGGTCGTGATCGCCGACAAACCGCTCTCCGAATACGTTCCGCTGACGCGCGTCCCCGGCAAGCAAGACGTCATCACCCAGTGGTCGATGAACGACGTCGAAGCCAGCGGCTTGCTGAAGATGGACTTCCTGGGGCTCCGCAACCTGACGATGCTCAGCCGTTCGGTGAAGTTCATCAAGCAGACGACGGGCAAAACCGTCGATCCGCTCAAATTCCCGCTCGACGACAAAGCGACCTATGCGCTGTTGCAACGCGGCGAAACCAAGGGCGTGTTCCAACTGGAATCCGGCGGGATTCGCGACCTGCTGACGCGGATGAAGCCCGACTGTTTCCACGACATTATCGCGACCGCCGCACTGTATCGTCCCGGTCCGCTCGAAGGCGGCATGGTCGACGACTATGTGAACATCAAACACGGTCGACAGAGCCCGGAATACAAACACCCGGTCTTGAAAGAGATCCTGGAAGAAACCAACAGCATCATGGTTTACCAGGAACAGGTGATGCGGATCCTGAACCGCCTGGGCGGCGTCCCGCTGGCCAAAGCGTACACGTGCATCAAGGCGATCAGTAAAAAGAAAGAAGCGCTGATCAACCAGAACCAGGAGGTGTTCTTAAAAGGCGCCGTCGAAAGCGGGCTCGCCCAGAAAGACGCCGAAGACATTTGGAATCTGATCGTCAAGTTCGCCGGTTACGGATTCAATAAATGCGTCGTCGGCGAAACAGAAGTGATCGACGCGGTCAGCGGAGAATCGACAACCGTTGAAGAGCTCTTTCAAAGCAAACGGGCATTCACGATCCATGCATTGAACGACCGTCAAAAACTGGTGCCGCGCAAGGTCACCGATGTCGTCTGGAATGGCGTCCGTCAAACATACACCGTCACCACGCGCACCGGACGTCAAATCACAGCCACGGGCAACCACCCGATGAAGACTTTCGACGGCTGGGCGAACATCGACGATCTGAACGTCGGAGACAAGATCGCGGTCGCCAGAACGATCGAACCGATGCAAACCGTCCAGTGGTCCGATCACGAAGTGATCACCCTGGGCTGGCTGATCTCAGAAGGAAATCTTTGCCACCCGACCTGCCTGTACTTCTATTCGAATTCGCAGTCTCAGGTCGACGACTTTGTCTATCATTCGGAACAATTTGACGAGACATCGGCGCGAAGCGATTACCGCAGCGACGGGCGTATCGAAGTTTGTCTGTCGACCGGTCGTGACACGCGACTGGGAAGTCTCGATCATTCAGGGGTTGGAACCGCGGTTGCCGCAAAACGCATCACCGGGCTGCGGAGCGGTGCCTTTACCTGGGCCAGTTCTCTCGGGCTGACAGGAAAGAAAGCCACCGAAAAACACCTCCCAGAAGCGGTGTTCCAATTCGATCAGCGTCAGACGGCATTGCTTCTGGGAAGACTTTGGGCAGGTGATGGATATGTCGAACAACCGTCGCAACAATCCTATTACGCGACGTCGTCGTTACGTCTGGCCAGAGACGTTCAGAGGCTTTTGCAACGTTTGGGAATTGTTTCGCGGGTCACTGAAAAGTCATTCGCCTACGCGGGACGGGCAGACGGAAAGCCAAGGAACGGTTACACGGTTCATCTCATTGGGCACGAATCGCGGCTCAAGTTTCTTCAAACCGTCGGCCCGCAGATCGTTGACAAACAAGCAGCTGTGATGTCAGCGCTTGATCGTATCGACGCGGGCGAAGCAAGAACGACTGGAGACTTGGTGCCAGTCGAGGTGCGCTCGCTCGTTGCGGAGGAACGCGTTCGTCGCCAGATTCCGTGGCGCGACTTGGAGTCACAAAGCGGCGTTTCGATCCGTGAGTTTTGCCGTACGGGGCAATCGTCCAAGCGAGGCTTCCAGCGCTCGACGGTCCAGCGTCTGGCTGATTTTTTTGACTCGGAATCCCTCGCCGATCACGCTCAGAGCGATCTTTACTGGGACGATATCGTTTCGATTGAGCCTGCGGACGTGGTGGACGTTTACGACTTGACGGTCGAGAACGATCACAACTTCGTGGCCAACGGATTGGTCGTCCATAATTCGCACAGTACCGCCTACGCCCTGGTCGCGTTCCAGACCGCGTACTTGAAGGCGCATTATCCGGTGGAGTTCATGGCGTCGTTGTTGTCCAGCGATATCGATGGGCGCAACTTCAAACGCAAGGACGCGCTCGTGGAGCACATGGAGGATTGCGATCGGATGGGCATCGAAGTGGTGCCGCCGAGCGTCAACACCTCCGAGGCGGACTTTAGCGTCGCCGACGGCAAGATCCACTTCGCCATGTCTGCGATCAAAGCCTGTGGCGGCTCGACCGCGATCTCGATCGAAGAAGAACGAAAAAAGAACGGCCCCTTCAAAGACATCTTTGATTTCTGTGAACGCGTCGACCCCCACGCTTGCAACAAGTCCGCGATCGAAACGCTAATCAAAGCCGGCGCGATGGATTGTTTCGGTGCCAAACGCAGCCAACTGGTCGCCGTGATCGAAAAAGCGATGCAGGCCGGTGCCGCCGTCCAAGCGGACAAAAAGAGCGGACAAGCCAGCTTGTTCGGTGCCTTTGAGGAAGAGGAAGAATCCGGCGACGCGCCCGCGGTCGTCCTGCCGGAGATGGACGAATGGCCCGACCGCGAAAAACTGGGCAACGAAAAAGAAGTCCTGGGCTACTACCTGGATTCCCACCCGCTGGCCGAGTATGAGCCGAAACTCGCCACGTTCCGCACGCACACGACCGACTCGCTGTCCGAAATCCAGGACCGTGGCGAAGTGATTTTGGGCGGCATGATCAGCTCGATCAAAATCGCCCACACCAAAAACCCCAAGCCGGGCCAGCCGTCCAAGTACGCCAACTTTGACCTGGAAGACATGCAGGGCGCGATCCGCTGCATCCTGTGGCCGCGCGGCTTTGCCGACCATGGCGAAAAGGTCCTTCCGGACGCGGTGGTGCTGGCCAAAGGGAAAGTCGATCGGCGGGGCGGCGGCGATGAAGCCAATTTAATCATCGACGAACTCATCCCGCTCGATGATTTGGACAACCGCTACACCCACGGGATGCGAATTCGGCTGGACGAAGCGAAACACGACGGGCAGACGATCTCACGTTTGCGTGAGATCGTTCGCGGCTACCCCGGCAATCAAGAGTTGCTGTTCAGTATGAAACTGGCCGAAGGCGAATTGGTGCACCTGAAAGCGGACAAATTCAAAGTCCAGGTGACCCCCGAGATGCGCTCGCGGATCGATGATCTGTTGGGATCTGGAAACTACCGCTTGATGATGAGCAAACCAAGGTAG
- the trmB gene encoding tRNA (guanosine(46)-N7)-methyltransferase TrmB — protein sequence MPRSPIRAPKPTLDLTDHLFVFRQPVPGELASGSDTGSEMPFPEVPETLASETVFGNDQPLEIEVGSGKGLFLTNESGRNPEHNFLGIEIIHKYAKHSAARLAKAGRDNAKMISGNAEPLLSQRVPAESLEAVHVYFPDPWWKKRHRKRRVVNERSVKNFLAALRPGGRFHFWTDVLDYFEATIEMIAEIAPEFGVPIPEEKAASSHDLDYRTHFERRSRQNQIPVYRVRYEKR from the coding sequence ATGCCCCGCAGCCCCATTCGCGCCCCGAAACCGACGCTTGACTTGACCGACCATTTGTTCGTTTTCCGCCAGCCCGTCCCAGGCGAATTGGCCTCGGGAAGCGACACCGGATCGGAAATGCCCTTCCCCGAAGTGCCCGAGACGCTCGCCAGTGAAACCGTTTTCGGAAACGATCAGCCGTTGGAAATCGAAGTCGGCAGCGGAAAAGGGCTGTTTTTGACCAACGAGTCCGGCCGCAATCCCGAGCACAATTTCTTGGGCATCGAAATCATCCACAAATACGCCAAACATTCCGCCGCACGGCTGGCCAAAGCCGGCCGCGACAACGCCAAGATGATTTCGGGCAACGCCGAGCCGTTGCTCTCCCAACGGGTGCCCGCCGAATCACTCGAAGCCGTTCACGTTTATTTTCCCGATCCCTGGTGGAAAAAACGGCACCGCAAACGCCGCGTCGTCAATGAACGCAGCGTCAAAAATTTCTTGGCCGCGCTCCGCCCCGGCGGCCGGTTCCATTTTTGGACCGACGTGCTGGACTACTTCGAAGCCACCATCGAGATGATTGCCGAAATCGCCCCGGAATTCGGCGTCCCGATCCCGGAGGAAAAAGCAGCCTCGTCCCACGACCTGGACTACCGCACGCATTTCGAACGCCGTAGCCGGCAAAACCAGATCCCGGTTTACCGGGTCCGGTACGAGAAGCGGTGA
- the hemE gene encoding uroporphyrinogen decarboxylase has protein sequence MPKDADFAGLHVASLESRRADDMRRLIERHGGVPHVSPSMREVPIEPNRAAIDFAYRVMTGEISTVIFMTGVGFRFLMRSIEKHVNTQRFLDSLSDITTICRGPKPVAALREAGVKATHRIGEPNTWREILRYIDEHKLAVANQEIGLQEYGISNASLVAGLEARGASVRPIRVYGWDFPEQTDPLRENIQAIADGQRDLLLLTSAHQIVNMMRMAETMGITDQLRSGLRTTAIASIGPTTSQMLTECDLHADLEPSHPKMGHLVVESARRSAQLVAAKKRLKETDDKIRQSISFVTESQVTTEKHPSHDSLFLKACRGEPTERTPIWLMRQAGRYMSEYREVRAKQSFLELCANPALCSEVMCTAVARLGVDAAIIFSDLLPLLQPLGFDLEFVAGDGPVIHNPIRSSEDLTRLKRLDDPQSLGFVYETVRQTRADLPAEIPLIGFAGSPFTLASYAIEGGGSKVYTNTKKLMYQSCSQSGGGAWAELMSTLSEAITVYLNHQIAAGAQCVQLFDSWAGCLSPIEYTEFVLPWMNQIIAGIAPGVPVINFATGNPELLPLLRGDSRTVVGVDWRIPLPLAWDRIGRDKSVQGNLDPAVLLADPEVIRDRAADLLDSVAGRNGHIFNLGHGVFKETPVENAIALVETVKELSAR, from the coding sequence ATGCCCAAAGACGCTGATTTCGCCGGCCTCCACGTCGCTTCCTTGGAAAGCCGCCGCGCCGACGACATGCGGCGATTGATCGAGCGGCACGGAGGCGTCCCCCACGTGAGCCCGTCGATGCGCGAAGTCCCGATTGAACCGAACCGTGCGGCCATCGATTTTGCCTATCGCGTGATGACCGGCGAAATCAGCACCGTGATTTTCATGACCGGCGTCGGATTTCGCTTCCTGATGCGTTCGATCGAAAAACACGTCAATACCCAGCGATTCCTCGATTCGCTCTCGGACATCACCACCATTTGCCGCGGCCCCAAACCCGTCGCGGCGCTACGCGAAGCAGGGGTCAAAGCGACACACCGCATCGGCGAACCGAATACCTGGCGCGAGATCTTGCGTTACATCGATGAACACAAACTGGCCGTCGCCAATCAAGAGATCGGGTTGCAGGAGTACGGCATCTCCAACGCCTCGCTGGTCGCCGGACTGGAGGCCCGTGGCGCGTCGGTCCGACCGATTCGCGTCTACGGCTGGGACTTTCCCGAACAAACCGATCCGCTGCGCGAAAACATCCAGGCCATCGCCGACGGACAGCGGGACCTGTTGTTGCTGACCAGCGCCCACCAGATCGTCAACATGATGCGGATGGCCGAAACGATGGGCATCACCGATCAATTGCGATCGGGATTGCGAACCACCGCCATCGCATCGATCGGCCCGACGACGTCGCAAATGTTGACCGAATGTGACTTGCACGCCGACCTGGAACCGTCGCATCCCAAGATGGGACACTTGGTCGTCGAATCGGCCCGACGTTCGGCGCAACTGGTTGCCGCCAAGAAACGATTGAAAGAAACCGACGACAAGATTCGTCAATCCATTTCGTTCGTCACGGAGTCACAGGTGACGACCGAGAAACATCCGTCCCACGACAGCCTGTTCTTGAAAGCCTGTCGCGGCGAACCGACCGAACGGACACCGATCTGGTTGATGCGGCAAGCCGGACGCTACATGAGCGAATACCGCGAAGTCCGCGCCAAACAGAGCTTCTTGGAACTGTGTGCCAACCCGGCCCTGTGCAGCGAAGTGATGTGCACCGCCGTGGCCCGACTGGGCGTCGATGCGGCCATCATTTTTTCGGACCTGTTGCCGCTGTTGCAACCGCTCGGGTTTGATCTGGAATTTGTCGCCGGCGACGGGCCGGTGATCCACAATCCGATCCGCAGCAGCGAAGACCTGACACGACTGAAACGCCTGGACGATCCCCAGTCGCTGGGATTTGTCTATGAAACGGTCCGACAAACCCGCGCCGATCTGCCCGCCGAGATCCCCTTGATCGGGTTCGCCGGATCACCGTTCACGTTGGCCAGTTACGCGATCGAAGGCGGCGGAAGCAAGGTTTACACGAACACGAAGAAGTTGATGTACCAGTCGTGTTCCCAATCGGGCGGCGGGGCCTGGGCGGAATTGATGAGCACGTTGTCCGAAGCGATCACGGTTTACTTGAATCATCAAATCGCCGCCGGGGCGCAATGCGTGCAACTGTTCGACAGCTGGGCCGGATGCCTGTCGCCGATCGAGTACACCGAGTTCGTGTTGCCCTGGATGAATCAGATCATTGCGGGAATCGCGCCGGGAGTGCCGGTGATCAATTTCGCCACCGGAAATCCCGAGTTGTTGCCGTTGCTTCGCGGCGACAGCCGGACGGTGGTCGGCGTGGACTGGCGGATCCCGCTGCCGCTGGCCTGGGATCGCATCGGCCGCGACAAGAGTGTGCAAGGGAATCTCGATCCGGCGGTCCTGTTGGCGGATCCCGAGGTGATTCGTGATCGCGCCGCAGACCTATTGGACAGCGTCGCCGGCCGCAACGGACACATCTTCAACCTCGGTCACGGTGTGTTCAAAGAGACGCCGGTCGAAAACGCGATCGCGCTGGTCGAAACCGTCAAAGAACTGAGTGCGAGGTAG
- a CDS encoding formylglycine-generating enzyme family protein, translating into MNLSTRVALTVALFASCTFAGGPETRLVPNQPAEGRFVKTAQGFMVPYEQPIPGSNVVIEMLPVPGGTVTIQPPPPFQHFDDFGKPVAKDQPAGTEQTVSFGPFWVGKYEITMEQYLPYRQLYYVQKKDESKGVNQANSPTDIDAVTGPTDIYDPRYNFEYSDAPDSPVPTVSQFAARQYTKYLSLLTGQTYRLPLRSEWQHACRAGSGTRYCYGDDVERLGEFAVYLENTSDDALTLRVGTKKPNAWGLHDVHGNVAELVIEDTAVTGLREGHVACGGDRDSAAEDCTAESMVRTTVEWWDDDPEFPRSSWWMTSEESRTTGFRIIAPLAPMTEAQKHAYWDADSEQLAEDVQSRLEDGRGSLGRITPHTPTTRTVKQP; encoded by the coding sequence ATGAACCTGTCAACTCGCGTTGCATTGACGGTGGCCCTGTTTGCATCCTGCACCTTTGCCGGAGGCCCCGAAACGCGGTTGGTGCCGAATCAGCCCGCCGAGGGGCGGTTCGTGAAGACGGCACAGGGATTCATGGTCCCCTATGAGCAGCCCATCCCCGGTTCCAACGTGGTGATCGAGATGCTGCCGGTTCCCGGTGGTACGGTAACGATTCAGCCACCGCCACCGTTTCAGCACTTCGATGACTTCGGAAAACCGGTCGCAAAGGACCAACCGGCGGGAACCGAGCAAACGGTTTCCTTTGGACCGTTCTGGGTCGGCAAGTACGAAATCACGATGGAGCAGTACCTGCCGTATCGACAGCTGTACTACGTGCAGAAGAAGGATGAATCCAAGGGCGTCAATCAAGCGAACTCACCGACGGATATCGACGCCGTGACGGGACCGACGGACATTTATGACCCCCGATACAATTTCGAGTATTCCGATGCGCCGGATTCACCCGTGCCGACGGTCAGTCAATTTGCGGCTCGCCAGTACACCAAGTATCTGAGTCTGCTGACCGGCCAAACCTATCGCCTGCCGCTGCGGAGCGAATGGCAACATGCCTGCCGAGCGGGCAGCGGGACGCGTTACTGTTACGGGGACGACGTCGAACGGCTCGGCGAGTTTGCCGTCTATCTGGAGAACACGTCGGACGATGCGTTGACCCTGCGCGTGGGCACCAAGAAACCGAACGCCTGGGGGCTGCATGATGTTCACGGCAACGTTGCTGAATTGGTGATCGAAGACACGGCGGTCACGGGATTGCGTGAGGGCCACGTCGCCTGCGGCGGAGACCGTGACAGCGCCGCGGAAGACTGCACGGCGGAATCGATGGTTCGGACGACGGTCGAGTGGTGGGACGACGATCCCGAGTTTCCACGCAGCTCGTGGTGGATGACGTCTGAAGAAAGCCGAACGACGGGATTTCGAATCATCGCGCCGCTGGCGCCGATGACGGAGGCGCAGAAGCACGCCTATTGGGATGCCGACAGCGAACAACTTGCCGAGGACGTGCAATCGCGTCTGGAAGACGGACGCGGCAGCTTGGGCCGGATCACGCCGCACACGCCGACCACGCGAACGGTGAAGCAACCGTAA